CCTTTCCTCAGTCCTCTCACATGCATATGAACTTCGAGGACACCCAGGCGGTTCTGGAGGACTACGCCGATGTGGTTCTGTATGAGCGTGGCCACCTAAACCCCGACGAGCACCAGGCTGACCCACTGGACAAGGCTTCCACCTACACCCTGACCAACGTGGTGCCTCAGATCAGGGAGTTCAACATGGGCCCCTGGGCTGAACACCAGGAACTCATCCGCAAACgcctcaacaactactgccgGGGCAAGGCCTTTGTGGTCACTGGGGTCACCAGCTCCGGGAACATGATCCGTCGGGACAACCTGGACCGGGTGGCTATACCAGAGTACATGTGGTCGGCCTACTGCTGCACTGAGTTTGACCAAAACGCGCCATACTTTGTGCGCTACAAGTTCCCCGTGTTTGGGTCATATGGGCTCAACGACCGCATCAACAACATCATGGTAGAAGTTCCTCTCAAGAACCTGGAGAAGTTCCTCAAGGGAAGGATGGACGTGGACAAGAACTTCCAGATCTTCTACAATGACTGTGTGCCAGATATTTGAGATAAAGTGGGTTTTAGCTATAGTTCTCTAATAATTCTGGTTGATTCTGTGTTAAAAATTCTTTGCCACATGACTTTAGAGGTTTGGGCTTCTAGCAGTTCAGATAGATACTAATTTGAGagcaaaatggaaatgagaTGTGTTGTGAAATGTAATTGCAAGCAATAAAATGAGGAATTGACTTGACTCTGTCTCATGCAGTTCAATAAAATCCAGTGTCAGTTGATAAAAACTATTCTGCTGTTAGACAATgaagctgtttttctccatttgCAGTGCCTCAAGTGAATGAATCCTCTCTAGGTAAGAAATATCCACAGTAGTGGGGCGCTGAACCCTTCTCACTAAAACAATCGTGTCCTATTTAAATACCAATCCACAGTCTTTGATCACAGAGCTTCATTTGCATATTGCCCTCTGGGTAACAATCTGATGTGGGGTGAAGAAACGCATGGATCTAAAGCTTTTATGTTCCCAgctaagaaaagaaaagaaagagcatTGTTTAGGTAAATATGTTTAATACATGTCCAAAGAAATATGGGATTTGAGAGAATTTAATGGAGCCATATGGAGACATATTAATGATGTAGTGGTTTCTTAGTCCAAATACTTTGTCAATAATGATTCCATCCACATGATGGCACTGCAGCTCCTTTCAAAACACTGACACTGGCCATACAGTACCAAtttatgttgtttgtctgtgaTATTCTGTGATCCTACTCCAGCAGTAAACACTCAGCAGCAATCTACACcatgaaatgacacattttgcCATAATAcagattaattaattcatttgtGGATCTGAAACAGAGATGCCTGAATATGTCATGTTAGTTCACTATCCCTTTTGGGCTGTCTGAGGCAGACATAGGTTATAAAATGACGACTGATCCAGAGACGACACTCTTTTCCACGCCACCCATCCTCGCCTCTGCACCTCTGCCTTGTCCAGTGGACATCCGTAGTAGTGAGGGTCGACGACTAGCACATAGCTGCCCTTATCCCCAGTGCACACCCCTATTATCCCTTTAGACGAGTTGTCCCTGTCCCCTCCCATCATGACTGGAGACCCGTGCTTCTGGTAGTGCAGATGGAGCTCTTCCACTGCCACCTGCTCCAGCTCTGCCCCTCCACCCCTAACATGAACGACCTTGCAGGGAACATCATAGAAGTAGTCAAGGACCAGGGAAGCTTCAAATGTCCCTATCCACTCCCTGGAACCTGAAAACGAGGCCGGCTTGTCCCCCATGGAGACCAAGGCTTGCTGGATCTCGGGCAGGCTTGGTGGGGGCCTGCATTGGCCCTTGGGTGGGGACCAGTTGTGGCACAGCCAGGAAGCCATTGTCTGTGTGGTGCGGTAGCCACATCCCCAGCCTCTGTCGTCTTGCCCATCGCAGCCATAATGGAAGTAGAGGCACTCTCCTTTTATCAAGGAACATTTCAGAGGGTCTGCAATTGGGCTAGGGAGACCAGTGTGGACGCTCTTCAGTAAAGTTTTGGTCCAGTTTGTGTTACCGGTCTTCTTCATAatcttctcctctccaactGTATTCTCTCCCCAGTCAATCTCCTCCTCAGTACCTTCTGCTCCTG
This region of Centroberyx gerrardi isolate f3 chromosome 23, fCenGer3.hap1.cur.20231027, whole genome shotgun sequence genomic DNA includes:
- the LOC139925033 gene encoding endonuclease domain-containing 1 protein-like — translated: MLISESGAMPLAAVVTLLTCVLLQGARAGVVGDFNHVERCKDSLYMGTPPRGYLSNSLKKICQHYEDKPRYVTLYDSHKHIPIYCAYTFKKSDGEKKVDFPWMFEPQLASDKGSSNMEPFPQSSHMHMNFEDTQAVLEDYADVVLYERGHLNPDEHQADPLDKASTYTLTNVVPQIREFNMGPWAEHQELIRKRLNNYCRGKAFVVTGVTSSGNMIRRDNLDRVAIPEYMWSAYCCTEFDQNAPYFVRYKFPVFGSYGLNDRINNIMVEVPLKNLEKFLKGRMDVDKNFQIFYNDCVPDI
- the ufsp1 gene encoding ufm1-specific protease 1, with product MDKKVTGAEGTEEEIDWGENTVGEEKIMKKTGNTNWTKTLLKSVHTGLPSPIADPLKCSLIKGECLYFHYGCDGQDDRGWGCGYRTTQTMASWLCHNWSPPKGQCRPPPSLPEIQQALVSMGDKPASFSGSREWIGTFEASLVLDYFYDVPCKVVHVRGGGAELEQVAVEELHLHYQKHGSPVMMGGDRDNSSKGIIGVCTGDKGSYVLVVDPHYYGCPLDKAEVQRRGWVAWKRVSSLDQSSFYNLCLPQTAQKG